The genomic segment TGGGGGGCCGTCTTCGCCTCGGCAAGCCTCGTCACACCGGTCTTCCTCGGAGTCGTGTTCGGGGCGATCTCCTCCGGGAGGATCCGTGCGACGGACCCGTTGGCGTTCCCGGGAGACGTCAGGTTGTGGCTCTCTCCTTTCCCGATCGCCGTCGGGTTCCTCGCGCTGTCCTCCTTCGCCTTCCTCGCCGCCGTCTACCTCGTCCTGGAAACGAACGACTCGGGACTGCGGGAGGAATTCCGGCGGGACTCCTTCCGGTCCGCCGCCGCGCTGGTTTTCCTCTCCGGGGTGACCCTGGCGGTGGCCGCCTTCGACGCGCAGGAGTTCTTCCGGTCCCTCACGGGCAGCCCCTGGTCGATACCGATTGTCGCCGCGGAGGTCGCAGCCGCCGCAGGGGCGATTGTTTCTCTCGCGCTTCGCCGCTACCCGCTCGCGCGCGCGTGCGCCGCCGCGCAGGTATCCCTCCTTCTGATCGGCTGGGGGATGGCCCAGTACCCGTATCTCGTCCGCCCGGATATCACCGTCTTCTCCGCGGCCGCATCTTCCGGAACGCTGCGCTACCTGCTCGGCGCGCTCGCCGCCGGGGCCGTCCTCCTCTTCCCGGCGATCTTCTTCCTCCTGTGGGTGTTCAAGCGGGAGGCGCTCTCCGGAAGATCCGTGCGGGGACCATCCGGTGACGAAACCATTCCCCGCCGGCCGGCTTCGAACGGATAGAGCACCCAACACAGAGATGGGAGGCCTGCCGAGCATGTCCGGAGGCAGAAAGCCCTTGCTGTCGGTGACCGTGTTCACCGACTACATATGACCCTTCTGCTACGTGGGCGAGAGGCGGCTCGCCCGTCTCGACGAGGAGTTCGAGGTGCGCGTGGAGCGCCGGTTCCTGGAGATCCACCCGGAGACCCCGGCGGGGGGCAGGCCTGTTTCCGAACTGGACTATCCTCCCGGTCGCTGGGCACGTATGATGGAGAACCTCGAGGGGATGGGGAAGGCCGAGGGGATCGTTTTCTCGGATAGGACCTTCACGACGAACTCCCACAAGGCCCTCCTCCTCGCGGAGGCGGCGAAGGAAGAGGGGCCGAAGGTATTCGAGGCGCTCAACGAGGTACTGTTCCACGCCTACTTCACCGGGGGGAGGAATATCGGGGACCCGCGGGTTCTCCGGGAAGTTGCGCTGGCGGCGGGCATCCCCGCCGTGCGGTTGGAGCAGGCGTGGTCCGACGCGGTCTACGAGGAACGGTTATCCCGCCATCGGGAGGCTGCGGCGCAGATCGGGGTAACGGGGATCCCCACCTTCATCGTCGACGGCCGGTGGATCCTCGAGGGCGCCGTCCCCGTGCAGATGCTTCTCGAGGCGGCGAAAAGGATCCCGGCCGGGAAGCCGTGACCGGCATCTGCTGGTAACGCGAACCGCTGAAAGGAGCGAACGATGGCGAGGATCGTCCGGTTTCATGCGACAGGCGGGCCCGAGGTGCTGCGGATCGAAGAGGAACCGCTCTCACCGCCCGGGAAAGGCGAGGTCCGGATCGCCGTCAAGGCCATCGGGCTGAACCGGGCGGAATCCCTTTACCGGCAAGGGATGTATCTCGACGCCCCGATCCTTCCCTCCCGTCTCGGGTACGAGGCGGCGGGAACCGTCGAGGCTGTCGGGGCGGGAGTCACGCGCTTCAAGGTCGGGGACCGCGTCAGCACGATTCCCTCCTTCTCCATGGGGAGATACGGCGTCTACGGGGATTCGGTCGTCGTCCCGTCCGACGCCGTGTCGACCTTCCCGGGAAATCTCTCCTTCGAGGAAGGGGCCTCCATCTGGATGGCCTACCTGACCGCCTACGGGGCCCTCGTCGACATCGGGAAACTCCGGAAGGGACAGCACGTGCTGATCACCGCCGCCAGCAGCAGCGTCGGCCACTCCTCCATCCAGATCGTCCGCGCCGCCGGGGGCATCCCCATCGCCACCACCCGGAATCCGGAAAAAACGGGGGTGTTGCGGCAGGCCGGGGCCGATCACGTGATCGTCACCGGACAGGAGGACCTCGCGACGCGCGTCATGGAGATCACGAAAGGGCGCGGGGCCGACCTGATCTTCGACGCGGTCGCCGGGCCTGCCGTGGAGACCCTGGCCGCCGCCGCCGCGCGGGAGGCCACCATCTTCGTATACGGCCTCCTGAGCATGGAGCCGACCCCGTTCCCGCTGACCGTGGCGCTGAAAAAAGGCTTGAGCCTCCGAGGATACACGGTGTTCGAGATCGTGTCCGTGCCCGAGCGCCTGGACCGGGCGAGGAACTATGTCTTCGACGGGCTGAAGTCGGGGGCGCTCTGGCCGGTCATCGACCGGATCTTCCGCCCGCTCGAACGCATCGTCGAAGCCCACCGCTACCTGGAATCCAACCAGCAGAACGGGAAAATCGTCGTAACGGTGTGAGATCCCCGAAGACCCCGCTTGCCGCCCCCTGGAATGGCAGAGTCCTGCCGGGCCGTCAGGAAACAGGATCGTCCGTCCCGGTGACGGCCGCTTCCCCGGCCGCACGGGCGATGTTGCGGAGGATCTCCCACTCCTTCCCGATCAGTTTCCGGGCGGAGGTCCAGGAGCTGGCGTCGATCTCCCGGGGTTCGCGCCGGGTGCCGATCAGGGTCTGGTAAAGCGCGAGCAGTTTCGCCGCGCTCCGCGGCATGGAAAATTCCCGTGCCGTCGTGCCCGCCGCTTCGACCAGCCGGCGCCGTTCCCCGGGATCCCGCTCCGCGACCCACCGGAGTGCCTCCCGGAAGGCCTCCGCGTCGAGGTCCGGGACGAGCCGCCCATTCTCGCCGTCCCGCACCACCTCGCGCGCTCCCGGGGCATCGAGCGCCACCACCGGCACTCCGGCCGCCATCGCCTCCGTGAGCACCATCCCCTGCGTTTCGGTGCGCGATGCAAAGGCGAAGACGTCCATCGCGCTGTAGGCGGCAGCGAGCGCGTTCCCGTGAAGCACCCCGCCGGCATGGATCCGTCCCGACAGCCCATGCCGGTCAAAAGTCGTGAGAATTTCCCCTTTGGACGATCCTTCCCCGATCAGGAGGAAACGCGCCCCGGGGTGCCGCGCCAGGAACCCCGCCACGGCTTCGGCGAGAAAGCCCACGTTCTTCTCGGGGGCAAGCCGTCCCACGTGGCCCACGACAAATGCGTCTTCCGGGATCCCCGCCGCCCTCCGGTAGGCGGAACCGTCGGCTCCTTCGAAGACCTTGAGGTCCACACCGGTGGGGATCACGGCGATGGGGACCGTAACGCCCCGGCCGGTCAGGATATCCGCCACCGTCTCGCTCGGCGCGATCACGGCATCG from the bacterium genome contains:
- a CDS encoding DsbA family protein, translating into MGERRLARLDEEFEVRVERRFLEIHPETPAGGRPVSELDYPPGRWARMMENLEGMGKAEGIVFSDRTFTTNSHKALLLAEAAKEEGPKVFEALNEVLFHAYFTGGRNIGDPRVLREVALAAGIPAVRLEQAWSDAVYEERLSRHREAAAQIGVTGIPTFIVDGRWILEGAVPVQMLLEAAKRIPAGKP
- a CDS encoding zinc-dependent alcohol dehydrogenase family protein, translating into MARIVRFHATGGPEVLRIEEEPLSPPGKGEVRIAVKAIGLNRAESLYRQGMYLDAPILPSRLGYEAAGTVEAVGAGVTRFKVGDRVSTIPSFSMGRYGVYGDSVVVPSDAVSTFPGNLSFEEGASIWMAYLTAYGALVDIGKLRKGQHVLITAASSSVGHSSIQIVRAAGGIPIATTRNPEKTGVLRQAGADHVIVTGQEDLATRVMEITKGRGADLIFDAVAGPAVETLAAAAAREATIFVYGLLSMEPTPFPLTVALKKGLSLRGYTVFEIVSVPERLDRARNYVFDGLKSGALWPVIDRIFRPLERIVEAHRYLESNQQNGKIVVTV
- a CDS encoding cytochrome d ubiquinol oxidase subunit II; translation: MPDPATLAAGCVLGSLVLYALFGGADFGGGFWDLLARGPRAADRRRLIANAIGPVWETNHVWIILAIVVLFTAFPEAFAVVCTALFIPVTIVLAGIVLRGAAFAFHAYRLHEERGAGWWGAVFASASLVTPVFLGVVFGAISSGRIRATDPLAFPGDVRLWLSPFPIAVGFLALSSFAFLAAVYLVLETNDSGLREEFRRDSFRSAAALVFLSGVTLAVAAFDAQEFFRSLTGSPWSIPIVAAEVAAAAGAIVSLALRRYPLARACAAAQVSLLLIGWGMAQYPYLVRPDITVFSAAASSGTLRYLLGALAAGAVLLFPAIFFLLWVFKREALSGRSVRGPSGDETIPRRPASNG
- a CDS encoding glycosyltransferase, yielding MNILMATNTFTPHVGGVAGSVRRFMEEFRGSGHRVLVVAPEFPGAPRTEQDVVRVPAVQNFNGSDFAVPVPVTRRVSAALKAFLPQVVHSHHPFLLGDTALRVAASREVPVVFTHHTMYENYTHYVPGDSAPLKRFVIDLTTGYCNLCDAVIAPSETVADILTGRGVTVPIAVIPTGVDLKVFEGADGSAYRRAAGIPEDAFVVGHVGRLAPEKNVGFLAEAVAGFLARHPGARFLLIGEGSSKGEILTTFDRHGLSGRIHAGGVLHGNALAAAYSAMDVFAFASRTETQGMVLTEAMAAGVPVVALDAPGAREVVRDGENGRLVPDLDAEAFREALRWVAERDPGERRRLVEAAGTTAREFSMPRSAAKLLALYQTLIGTRREPREIDASSWTSARKLIGKEWEILRNIARAAGEAAVTGTDDPVS